A genome region from Mycobacterium florentinum includes the following:
- a CDS encoding arylsulfatase, with protein sequence MKRPNFLVILADDLGFSDIGAFGSEIETPNLDRLAHAGIRLTDFHSAPACSPTRAMLMTGTDHHIAGIGTMLEVAVPGFQGAPGYEGYLNDRVVALPELLRDAGYFTVMSGKWHLGHTIERSPWARGFERSFALLPAGASHYGGAAGRGFSPVPTLYTEDDQFVTVGEDFYSSDSYTDTLLGYFRDRAEDDDRPFFAYLPFQAPHWPLQAPDESIAKYRGRYDAGPDALREERLAALKRLGLCAPDVEPHPVVADGAPEWADMTDEQRALSARAMEVYAGMVDRMDWNIGRVIDYLAETGELDNTVVMFMSDNGAEGAIVEAMPLRGPQIVAQIEKNCDNSLENLGRPTSFIWYGPRWAQAATAPSRLHKAFTTEGGIRVVGFVTWPGFARQDAIGTAFATVMDITPTVLELAGVEHPGTSYRDRDVEPVLGRSLVPYLSCDTEAVHPGETGTGWELFGRRAIRQGDWKALYLPPPYGPGEWQLYDLSRDRGEIHDLAATHPDKLAELLELWDRYVEENGVLTEPVSVYDADPQLFG encoded by the coding sequence GTGAAGCGGCCCAACTTTTTGGTGATCCTGGCAGACGACCTCGGGTTTTCCGACATCGGCGCGTTCGGCAGCGAGATCGAAACACCCAATCTCGACCGGCTCGCTCACGCGGGTATCCGGCTCACCGATTTCCATTCGGCGCCGGCCTGCTCGCCCACCCGGGCAATGCTGATGACCGGAACCGACCACCACATCGCCGGTATCGGCACGATGCTGGAGGTCGCGGTCCCGGGATTTCAGGGTGCGCCCGGTTACGAGGGCTATCTCAACGACCGGGTCGTCGCGCTGCCCGAGCTCTTGCGTGACGCGGGTTATTTCACGGTGATGTCGGGCAAATGGCATCTGGGCCACACGATCGAAAGATCGCCGTGGGCACGCGGATTCGAGCGTTCGTTTGCACTGTTGCCCGCGGGCGCCAGCCATTACGGCGGCGCCGCGGGCCGCGGATTCTCGCCGGTGCCAACGCTTTACACCGAGGACGACCAGTTTGTCACGGTGGGTGAAGACTTCTACTCGTCGGATTCCTATACCGACACCTTGCTCGGCTATTTCCGCGACCGCGCCGAGGACGACGACCGCCCGTTCTTCGCATACCTGCCGTTCCAGGCGCCGCACTGGCCGCTGCAGGCGCCCGACGAGTCCATTGCCAAGTACCGCGGTCGCTACGACGCGGGCCCGGATGCGTTGCGCGAGGAGCGATTGGCGGCGCTCAAGCGCCTCGGCCTGTGTGCGCCCGATGTCGAGCCGCACCCGGTGGTGGCCGATGGCGCCCCGGAGTGGGCCGACATGACGGACGAGCAGCGCGCGCTTTCGGCCCGCGCCATGGAGGTCTACGCCGGCATGGTGGACCGGATGGACTGGAACATCGGCCGGGTGATCGACTACCTGGCCGAGACCGGCGAGCTGGACAACACCGTCGTGATGTTCATGTCCGACAACGGCGCCGAGGGTGCGATCGTCGAGGCGATGCCGCTGCGCGGCCCGCAGATCGTCGCGCAGATCGAAAAGAACTGCGACAACAGCCTGGAGAACCTGGGCCGGCCGACGTCGTTCATCTGGTACGGCCCCCGCTGGGCACAGGCGGCCACCGCGCCGTCACGTCTGCACAAGGCGTTCACCACCGAGGGTGGGATTCGGGTGGTCGGCTTCGTCACCTGGCCGGGCTTCGCGCGCCAGGACGCGATCGGCACGGCATTCGCGACCGTCATGGACATCACTCCCACCGTGCTGGAACTGGCCGGCGTCGAACATCCCGGCACCTCTTACCGTGACCGTGACGTCGAACCGGTGCTGGGCCGCTCGCTGGTGCCCTACCTGTCGTGCGACACCGAGGCGGTTCACCCGGGCGAGACCGGCACCGGCTGGGAGCTGTTCGGTCGCCGCGCGATCCGCCAAGGCGACTGGAAGGCGCTCTACCTGCCGCCACCGTACGGCCCGGGCGAGTGGCAGCTCTACGACCTGTCCCGCGACCGGGGCGAGATCCACGACCTCGCCGCCACCCATCCCGACAAACTGGCCGAGCTTCTCGAGTTGTGGGACCGCTACGTCGAGGAGAACGGGGTGCTGACCGAGCCGGTCTC